TGAACTCAGAGCCCTGGCTTCCTGACTCCCATTCCAATGCTCTGCCCCTAAAACACCACAGTGAAAGGTTGGACTAATGGGTGAGAGGGTTAAAGCCCAGTGTCATCCCTGTCTGGTTAAGGGAGAGAGCTTCGTCTGCTGTCTTCCCCTCGGAGGAGCTGGGCCAGACCCCTTGAGCAAACGGGCTGGCAGCCCCTGCCTTCAGAGCCCGCTCGAGCTCTGATGGGGGATGTCCCTCCGCTGGACCTGGCGTCCTCCCAGTGCGCGCTGTCAGCCCGCAGCTCCTCCAGGACACTGTGAAGATGCCTCAGTGTGAGCAGGAGCCTCTGGTCTTGAATCTGCATCTCAGACTAGGAGAGAGAAGAAGCCTGTGAAGGGATGCACGGAGCCCTAGGTGTTTCCCCA
This is a stretch of genomic DNA from Saimiri boliviensis isolate mSaiBol1 chromosome 9, mSaiBol1.pri, whole genome shotgun sequence. It encodes these proteins:
- the C9H20orf202 gene encoding uncharacterized protein C20orf202 homolog; its protein translation is MYKSNTPQAQNQVSAKVTHKDTEMKTAEEPTLSLGQTLEWLRKELSEMQIQDQRLLLTLRHLHSVLEELRADSAHWEDARSSGGTSPIRARAGSEGRGCQPVCSRGLAQLLRGEDSRRSSLP